In Pyrus communis chromosome 1, drPyrComm1.1, whole genome shotgun sequence, the following are encoded in one genomic region:
- the LOC137731594 gene encoding flotillin-like protein 4 has product MWYKVANASEYLVITGVGIEDIKLAKKAWIMPGQTCTVFDMTPVNYAFQVQAMSSEMLPFTLPAVFTIGPRTDDMPSLHKYAKLLCRHDQLSNNVRDLVLGIIEGETRVLAASMTMEDVFKMTKEFKEQVFDKVQLELNQFGLWIYNANVKQLVDAPGQEYFSYLGQKIQTEAANKARVDVAEAKKNGEIGSKERQGLTLQNAAKINAETKIFRTKREGEEKMEGIRTRTQVKVFENVREAEVAEADADLMKKKAGWTKEAHVAEVEASKAVALREAELQKEVERMNALTRKEKLTAELLTEANVEYETKVQSANSEFYKEQKATDAVLYQREKEAEAQKATAEAQLYARQQAAEGLMALGHAQGTYLLSLLDPVGGNYAAIRDFMMIKSGMLQEVAKINAEAVRGLKPKISIWTNGCGEGGANGAMKEIAGVYKALPPLFNTVHEQTSMKPPAWMGTLSNSPTTNSTLDSN; this is encoded by the exons ATGTGGTACAAAGTTGCGAACGCTTCAGAGTATCTAGTGATCACCGGCGTCGGAATCGAAGACATCAAGCTTGCAAAGAAGGCATGGATTATGCCCGGCCAAACCTGCACCGTCTTCGACATGACCCCCGTCAACTACGCCTTCCAAGTCCAAGCCATGAGCTCGGAAATGCTCCCCTTCACCCTCCCCGCCGTCTTCACCATCGGACCCCGCACCGACGACATGCCCAGCCTCCACAAGTACGCCAAGCTCCTCTGCCGCCACGATCAGCTCTCCAACAATGTGAGAGACCTTGTCCTGGGCATCATCGAGGGTGAGACGCGGGTTCTCGCTGCCTCAATGACAATGGAGGACGTGTTTAAGATGACAAAAGAGTTTAAGGAACAGGTGTTTGACAAGGTACAGTTGGAATTGAATCAATTCGGGCTGTGGATATACAATGCAAATGTCAAACAGTTGGTGGACGCTCCGGGGCAAGAGTATTTTAGTTACTTGGGGCAGAAGATACAGACGGAGGCGGCGAATAAGGCTAGGGTTGACGTGGCGGAGGCGAAGAAGAACGGGGAGATTGGGTCAAAAGAGAGGCAGGGGCTGACGCTGCAGAACGCGGCTAAGATTAATGCGGAGACGAAGATTTTTAGGAcgaagagggagggagaggagaAGATGGAGGGGATTAGGACAAGGACGCAGGTGAAGGTGTTTGAGAATGTGAGGGAGGCTGAGGTGGCGGAGGCCGATGCTGATCTGATGAAGAAGAAGGCCGGGTGGACCAAGGAGGCGCACGTGGCGGAGGTGGAGGCTTCGAAGGCGGTGGCCTTAAGGGAGGCGGAGTTGCAAAAGGAGGTAGAGAGGATGAATGCCTTGACTAGGAAGGAGAAGCTTACGGCCGAGTTATTGACTGAGGCCAATGTTGAGTATGAAACCAAG GTGCAATCGGCAAATTCGGAGTTCTACAAAGAACAAAAAGCTACGGATGCAGTTCTTTaccaaagagagaaagaggctGAGGCACAAAAAGCAACTGCAGAGGCACAACTCTATGCCCGTCAACAAGCT gCTGAGGGACTCATGGCCCTCGGACATGCCCAAGGCACATATCTGCTCTCTCTTCTGGACCCAGTCGGAGGCAATTATGCAGCTATCAGGGACTTTATGATGATCAAGAGTGGCATGCTTCAAGAAGTTGCTAAGATCAATGCTGAAGCGGTGCGTGGTCTAAAGCCAAAGATTAGCATTTGGACTAATGGCTGCGGGGAGGGTGGTGCCAATGGGGCTATGAAGGAGATTGCTGGTGTTTACAAGGCGTTGCCACCACTGTTCAATACAGTTCATGAACAAACTAGCATGAAGCCACCGGCTTGGATGGGCACTTTGTCCAATTCTCCTACCACCAACTCGACTCTCGATAGCAACTGA
- the LOC137731604 gene encoding small ribosomal subunit protein uS17, with product MAEQTEKAFLKQPKVFLSSKKTGKGKRPGKGGNRFWKSVGLGFKTPRDAIEGTYIDKKCPFTGNVSIRGRILSGTCHSAKMSRTIIVRRNYLHYIKKYQRYEKRHSNIPAHVSPCFRVKEGDYVIIGQCRPLSKTVRFNVLKVTPAGSSGTGKKAFTGI from the exons ATGGCGGAACAG ACCGAGAAGGCTTTCTTGAAGCAGCCCAAGGTTTTCCTCAG CTCAAAGAAGACAGGGAAGGGAAAGAGGCCTGGAAAGGGAGGCAATCGCTTCTGGAAGAGTGTTGGGTTGGGATTCAAGACCCCCCGAGATGCTATCGAAG GAACATACATTGACAAGAAGTGCCCTTTCACTGGCAACGTCTCCATCAGGGGTCGTATTCTCTCTGGTACTTGCCACAGTGCCAAGATGTCAAGGACCATTATTGTTCGCCGCAACTACCttcattatattaaaaaataccaGAG ATACGAGAAAAGGCACTCAAACATTCCGGCTCACGTTTCACCTTGCTTCCGTGTGAAAGAGGGAGATTATGTCATTATTGGCCAGTGCAG GCCATTGTCAAAGACAGTGAGGTTTAATGTGTTGAAGGTGACTCCAGCCGGTTCATCTGGAACTGGGAAGAAAGCATTCACTGGAATATGA